In Sphingobacterium sp. SYP-B4668, the sequence CCCAGACTGCCGATGGTAAAACAAAGATACTACCCCTCGAAAAATTCGGAATCAAACTACTTTCAATTGGTTTTTTCACAGACCCCAATCAACCCATTCCTTGGAGAGGGCCTATGGCTACTTCAGCCATAAAACAACTTTTCAATGATGCCGATTGGGGCGAGCTGGACTACTTAGTCGTCGACATGCCTCCAGGTACAGGTGATATACACATCACCGTAGCACAAAGCTATCCTATCGCTGGAGCGGTAATCGTGACCACTCCTCAACAGGTTGCCCTTGCCGATACCATTAAAGGAATAGGCATGTTCATGATGGAGGGAATCAATATCCCGATACTGGGTATTGTCGAAAATATGTCTTACTTCACGCCTGCCGAACTCCCTGAAAACAAGTATTACATCTTTGGGAAAGATGGTGGAAAACGACTTGCAGAAGAGAATCACACCGCCTTCTTGGGAGAAATCCCTTTAGTCAAAAGCATTTCCGATGCTGGTGATAATGGATTTCCAATCTTGTTGGATGAGGAGAGTCCGTTGCAACAAACCTTTGCCGATATAGCAGGTCGTACAGCACAGCAGCTGTCTATCGTACAGGCTAGAAAATAAAATATTTAGTCGAAAGACACCATCTTGCTGGGGCAAGCCCGCTATGATGGTGTCTTTTTTGCATCCCTCGCTCTAGCCCCATGACCGACATTGTTTCCCGCCAAGACCACGAAACTCACTTTGTTAACTCAATTTTAGTTTAATACTAAAATAATGTTTAACTTTAAATGAAATCAGCAATCCGGTTATTGCAGACACTACCTATTATAAGAATTAAATGTATGGAAAGCATCGATATCATATATAATGTATATCAGAGGACTGTCGGCAATTATAAATTTTCCATAAGGTCGTATTATTCCCGCCATGTAGACTTGGGTATTGGATTCTTTGTCAATGACTTGCCCCTGCCCATCTTCTATTATGAGGCGGAGAAGACCAATAGCATCCCCGTTTTGGAATTCAACCATGCGCTGATACAATCGTTTATGGATTCTGATAATTACGAGAACAAGAACGTGACCGCTCGCTTTATTAGTTTCAAATCCTTAATCAAGATGTTTGAGTTCTATGCTCACTCCCATTTTGCCGAAACACCCAACGAATCGTTATTGGAAAATCAAACCTATAGAGATTATATGAATCAATTGACTCAAAAGATAAGAGGATTAAAGTAAGAAAACATTTACTATCTTTAGTTTACTAACGATAAATGACGAACACTATGCACATCCTCGCTAGATTAACAGTTGTATTGGCGGCCAGTAGTATCCTACTGTTCGCTTCCTGCAATTCTGTATCCACAGAAAATCAAAATAGAATCAGAGTAAGTGGAGAAGGAAAGATAAGGGTGATGCCCGACCAAGTGACGTTGACCATAAATGCTGCGTTTACCAAACCCAGGATGGTGGATGCTGTACACGAAACCCAAGCTACGGTGGATAGTGTGATTTCTATCTTACAACGATACGGCAACAACAAAGAAGATATCAAGACAAGTAGTATATCGGCCAATAAAGATTACCAATATATCGGGAATACTACTAAATTCGTTGGCTATCAAGCCCAACAAACCATAGACTTTGTCTTACACGATTTGACCAAGTTCACAGAGTTGACGGGCAAATTGCTGGAAACAAAGATCAGCAGCATCTCTTCCGTCCAATTCAACCACTCCAAAGCAGACAGCATCTTGCGCGAAGCGGATTTGATTGCGTACGATGATGCGCTCAAGTCTGCTCAAAAGCTAGCCAACAGAGCAGAGGTCAAAATCGGTAAGTTGCTCTATATCGCCAATGACGGAAGTGCATTCAACGCATCTGCAGGTTATCAACCCGGAGTACAGCTAGAGACTTTCAATAAGGCATACGGTGGCGCGGGGTTTAAAATCGCTCCCGAAGTGCTCGAATTTACACGGAATATCCACGCCGAATTTGAGATTGACTAAAATTCCGACTTCCTCAATCCAACTTTCCAAGATATACAGCATCTGACAGCTCGTCCCTAAAGTTGTCTACGAAACCGATATAGACATGTACCCCCTGATTTCGGTGGGCAAGTAAGGCAGACTGTACCTGATAATGGCCGGTATTTGCAGGTACAATTGCAGCCTTTACATCGGCTTGCGTCTCCACCTCGACTAATACCACGTTGAGCTTGATCCAATCGTTCCAATGATCTGCTATAGGCGTCCAAGTAATGTGTAAGACCTCCCCTACTACTTCCATTTGCGCATTTTCAGGCATAAACAATTTCCCTCTAAAAGGTTTGAATAATTCGGGGCGCACATAAGGCTCCTGGTTTTCATCAAGAGCAATACATTCTTTCCGGACATGGGACTGAGCCAAATTAGCCGCATTTTTTGTAGGATGATCGACAAGTAGGTTCTTATATCCGTACTTGACGATCGGGAATAGATATCGTAGAAAATTATTGGTCACTTTTGTAATCTTACGATTCAATAGCTCTGCTGCACTAGGAGAAGAAGTACGAGGCCTACGGCGTCCACGCACGATATTTTGGCCATTTAATACATAGGCATATACACTACCGAATTTGCCCCGAAGAGGGCCGTTGGGCCCATCATTTAGAATTGCCATAGCTTCATTAATAGGTTTTTGATTAAATACAAGTCAACACTTAGTTATTAACAACTTTTACGTTAAGATGTTTTTAAATTAGTTTTAACATAGTCTTTGTATAGCTATTGGCTATGGTAAGGCTATGTTAAGGCTATGGTAACCCTAGGTTAAGGCTAATTTAATATCTAATTTGGTCACAATTTAATACCCATTTAGCTTTCCGAAATTCTGTCCTTGTATCAGCATAGCAGATATGCAAGAACAGGAGTGTAAAAAGCAGTTACAATTCCTCCCTGCGAAAGAGAAACTTCATGCATCTACATCATCACTTAAGCTATTAACAAGATTTATAGGCACAGTTTACCCCTCTAGACCGTCTTATACAGAAGTACGTAAGGGCGGATGTTTCCCAGATAATTGAAAAATACAGTTGCCAAAACAACTTACAACCTGTGGTTATAGGAATTATCAATAAAAGAAAAATATGTCACCATTTTTAAAAAGACGGAAATGTAAATTGCAATTAAAAAAGATATGAAAAGAACGACAATCTGCTTGGCAGCCCTGTTGGGCCTGACATTCGTTGCGTGCAAGAAGGACAACGAAAAACAACCTGAGCAAACTCAAAAAATAGATATGATTTCCATTAAGGGAATCGACTATCCCAAAGATTCCATTCTGGCAGAATTCGCAAAGGGATTAGGATGGGATACTTCAACATTTTACTTTGATCAAACCCATGAAGTCTTCATACTAAAAGGCTACGACGGGTCCCTTCTCCCTGAAAAATACCTAATACTTAAGGACAAATAAACAAACTTATAAGAATGGAAAGAATAATATTATTAGTTGTTTCAATCTTCTGGTTGAACTCACTATTTGCCCAAACAACTCACCATGAGGCAGTAACGGGCACTGCTGCATTGTATCAAAGTGGAACGTTAACCCATGATGTTCCAGGAAGCCCCATTCCAAGAGGATATTATATTTTGTTAGACGATGGTAAGGATAAAATTCTAGATGCGAGCATTGGAATTGTTAGAACGACGGCCGCAATCAATAAGCAATTGGAATTCCAAGTATTTATCAATTTCATTGATGATAACGGAATTATTCAGGCTAGTTCTGATATAAAAACATTTACCGAGTCGGATTTCAGCGCACCTAATGGGACTAGCACTAGTTCGGGACTAAAGACATCCTATTTAAGAATTTCCAACACTATTAACCGAGCAGGGCGTCTAGTTGTTACCTATCGTGTCCGCAACTCAGCGGGAACTTGGTCAGATGACTTTTACAACGAAGCAGATGCCATTCAGGTCGTTGTTAAGAAGGTAACACAATTTTCCGGTCCAGACAAAATCTGCACGGAAGGAACGTATACCATCATCAATCCAGGGACAGTTACTATTGAAAATGCGACTAATATCGCTACTTTGACCAAAATCAATGACAATACATATAAGATAACCCGAATAGGCGGAACCTCCAATTACGGTGTGGTTACATTAAAATCTGTAATTAACGGAATCACTTATTCTAAATCCATTACGATTGGTGAACGATATTACATCAATGGATATGACGCAATAGGATATGATGGTCTTACTTACTCTTTTTATGTAGTATCAGGCCAGCACGGCACAACATACTCTTGGAATATATCCGGACTACCAGTAGATGCTACTATTGAAGATGCCGACCAACCACTCGTCAAAATCAAAATGCCAATATGGCGACGAGGTAATCCTACTGGAGGCACCATTATTATGAACCTCTCCATAAACGGTCCATGTGGTACATATGGGGTAAGCAAACAAATCACTTACGGAACTGTTAGTGGCGGTGGTGGTGGAGGCGGTGGTGGAGGCGGGCCTATTATTAAACAACCTGACCTACCGTAATTTAAATAAAAATGGCATAGTGGCTCTTATTTAGAAGAGATGCCCTAATAAGTGCATCTCTTTTTTAATGTTGAGTTCAGCAACTTATTTTGTCATGACACATAAAATATTCAAACCCAACTTTATCTAGCTAACAAAAAAAGGGCTGTTCCAATTTTAGCAAGAACAGCCCTTCCTTATATATCAACGTTATTGCGGATTATTTGGAAGTATATCCGGATTAGAGTCAACTTCAGCTTGGGGAATCATAAACAAAAATCTACTATCACCTACAGGAATATCGAACTTACCATAGGTTGGATGATTTGATCCAGCATAATTTCTCACCACACCTTTGCTTAACCGCTTCAAATCAAACCAAGCAAAACCTTCACCCCACAGTTCAATTCTCTTCTGCGTAATTATCTCCTCAATCAATGCTGCTCCAGTCTTTGTTGATTTAACATACTGAGGATCCCGCTTACTTGTGATTTCAAATAGTACATCTCTAGCACCGCTCTCATTGTTAGATTTAGCTAATGCCTCAGCTTCGATATAATACAACA encodes:
- a CDS encoding SIMPL domain-containing protein, with the translated sequence MHILARLTVVLAASSILLFASCNSVSTENQNRIRVSGEGKIRVMPDQVTLTINAAFTKPRMVDAVHETQATVDSVISILQRYGNNKEDIKTSSISANKDYQYIGNTTKFVGYQAQQTIDFVLHDLTKFTELTGKLLETKISSISSVQFNHSKADSILREADLIAYDDALKSAQKLANRAEVKIGKLLYIANDGSAFNASAGYQPGVQLETFNKAYGGAGFKIAPEVLEFTRNIHAEFEID
- a CDS encoding Mrp/NBP35 family ATP-binding protein encodes the protein MVTKEQILNALSHVEEPDLKKDLVTLHMIQNIEILPDKIKFDVVLTTPACPLKGHIEHACRNAIALFIDKQLVVDINMTAKVTSREGHQLSGIKNIILVASGKGGVGKSTVAANLALALADTGAKTGLLDADIYGPSLPIMFGLEGAKPQSTQTADGKTKILPLEKFGIKLLSIGFFTDPNQPIPWRGPMATSAIKQLFNDADWGELDYLVVDMPPGTGDIHITVAQSYPIAGAVIVTTPQQVALADTIKGIGMFMMEGINIPILGIVENMSYFTPAELPENKYYIFGKDGGKRLAEENHTAFLGEIPLVKSISDAGDNGFPILLDEESPLQQTFADIAGRTAQQLSIVQARK